CCGTTTCCGCTCCGAAGAGGAAGGTTTGGATCTTTCAATCTTATGTCGTGAGGGATGTGACCTATGTTAGGTCCATAAGATACCACAGCTTTTAGTGTTCTATGATTCACCTCCGAATAATGAGTAGGTAGTGAGAGACTTTTGATTTTGCTCTTCATAGTAAACTGATGGGGGGATGCGGAGCAATAGGTCGAATTACTATATAAAGAAGAGTTGTTTTCTATAGGACTTCTTCTTCGAGTAGGAAGATTGAGGTTTTTCTCCTTCCTTCTATTCGATAAGAATAGGGATTGAAAATGATACAAATTCCTCTTCATTCTCTTGTGCTCAGCGAAGGAACTGCCTAAGCATACTTTTTCCGATCCAAACTTCTTTGTTCTTTCTAAGTCTTCTTCTTGCATAGAAGAACGCAACTCTTGCAAAAACCGGGATTTTCGTAGTAGGCGGCATCCCCTCTGAGTTTTGAGTAGGTGGAACCATTCTCTTTGATTTCTTCTCCACATTCTGACCGGGTGATCCAGGAATTTGCCTATGATTTTGTCAACTGATATTTCGATATAGAAAGATCTCCTTATTTCTGAACCGCTCCTTCTCGCCTCATTTTCTTGAAAAGATATTAGATCACCGTGGGACACTTGAAAAtgagtaattttgaccattcCTTTATTCACACAAACCCTTCGATGACTTATCGGCTGCCTTGCTTGAGGAAtagttgaactaaaatggaGACGAACCGGAATAACGTCCGATCTTGTTTCTGGATTGAGTGGAAAAGGGATATAAGAAGTTCGTTCTCTTCCTCTGTGCATCTCTGTGATGGGTAAATCCCCATGAAAAAGGGGCAACTTTCGTGTAGTTTGTGATTGGATGTAACTGTTCAGATTTTCTCTCGGATAAATCTTTCTCTTAATAGATCTCTTCTTGTTTCTCAATTTTCGGAGAATGCGGCGTTGTATTATTGTCAGTTCTCTCTTCCGAACATTTCCTAAAAGTAGACGACAAGTTTGAAATCTTAATGCAGGCAAGGCATATCTTCTTTCATCCCTCTTTTTCGCCACATCGCGTATAACGGGAATCGAACCCGTGTCAAAGACGTGAAAAGTAGATGTCCTAACCAGGAGCAAAAAAGACATGATGAATATACCTCTGTTCCGAGAATAGAAATGGGAAAGATGAGAGAATTTCCTCCTCTTAGAAAAGATAGAATGAACGTCCAATTCAACAACaaagacaaaaagaaagaagactGTCAGTTGAATGATCATTCTTTTAGTTCGACATGACTTCGGAAAGATCTCATGAAAGAATGAAAGCTGCCAGCATAGGCTAAAAgtcagaaaaagaagaaaagcctACCCTCGTCAAGAGACTAAAAAGAAGGTGCGAAGCTCGACGAGAGAAAGCTATCAATGaacaagaagaaagaggaagaggaagaaactaAAAGGAAGCTAGCTTATGGAATAGCGAGACCAGAGGAAAGCCTAAATCAGGAAAGCATAAAAGGAAAAGTATGAAACTAACAATTTGAGAGAAAAGAAAGCCTAAATCAGGTTTCAGATTCATTGAGGcggaagaaaaagatgaaaggcCATAATATCTTATAAAGAAGTTcaaggatcaaagaatgatcgaagaggTTCATATTCATATGGAAATcaaaagctccagatgaggggcaaagaatttgcgagtgGACTTTATTCTGAAATCAGATTTTCACCCGtccggaggctcaaagaatgatcgacgagactcccacggggcggttcgaagaagctcgactaagaaggagtcaatgaacaaaggctcattgaactcgactgaggttaggaaggagaggggcgaagcgaaaGTCATTATCCTTATTAGGTGGGAGCCCTCAAGAAAGACAGTCGAGGTGAAAGGCTCAttgaactcgactgaggttaggaaggagaggggcgaagcgaattccttatcaaagaatgatcgaaatccatatgaaaaaaattaggcatttgagacgagactgaatcaatgaataaagtcaaagaatttgcgaaaaggtcctcaatgaacaaggaattgaataggactcattcattccactagaAGAATCTGAGGATAGGCTTTCCTCATTGATAAGGTAAAAAGATGAAACTAGAAGAATaagagaagaaaaggaagaaaatcaaAGCCTATCCTTCTCCGGACTTATAGAAAGTTCATATCTTCTTATTTCTTTCGCCGACTTATATCTGATTATGAGCTTCGCGGAGATTTGCAAATTGATATATTCCGTCGGACTTGTTTATCCATTGAATTGGCATTAGACCAAAACCATAGATTTGAGCCTCTTTCTTCTTATTTCATGAGCAGGAGAGAGATTTGACGTCTTTTCTTGCTTCCAGCTATAGCGAAAACATTGAAAATGTCCATTTTCTCGCGTAGGAGGCGTAGAAGGCCCTAGTTTTAGTGGAATTCATGATCCGTactttcttctcaaattcttctcaccttgttcattgaggagctttttctttctccatattaacctgtcctccggacttgtttatatccatattcatctgcCCTTATTAATGAGACAGGtcggactcattcattccaaaACTTCTGTCCGACCGTGAGGCATAAAAATTCactttatgaaatgagcttTGAACCTTCAgattcctttaagtaggtttagaaggctccttttttttgataggctttcttccaaatagtaggttgAGTAGGTTATTTAAGTAGGTTTAGGAGAAGGaggcatcaaaatgcaattccTCTGACTTGAAACCGCTCCGTGGGAAGGCTTAGAGAAGATCAGAAGAAAGACAAGAAGATCAGAAGAGCTTGAATTGAAAGAGAAGATCAGACTCGAGTGAGGAAGATAGAGAGAAAGATAAAGATCAGatcagaaagaagaagaacaagaaccTACTCAAATCAAAGAAGACTATAAAGGAGAGGCTAGAAGGGAAGCGACTTCAGAGGAGAAAGGGAAGGCAGAACCTACGGCAATAACCTACTCCGCAAGGCGAtcagaatttgagaagaagCGAAGCGCATTTCTCTAAGATTGAATAAGGGGTAAATCAGGGTCAAGACTCCTAACCTTTATATCCGGAAGGACTTgaatatgaatatgtccttatcaatgagaccactcaAAGAATATATCCGAATACTATTTATGTTGGAAAAAAGCCTACCTCTAAACCTACGGCAAGGAATCAGACTCTGACGGAGAGGTGCAAACCTAGCATTTTGTGCATTTTCCCGCTACGTGGGAAATGAGGTTCCAAGTCGCGACCAGGTTATCTATCATATGCTTGACTTACAAGGATCAAGCTTGAAGAGGGAGGGCAAGTCCAATCTTCTTGACTATTCGAACTTGTAGCAATACGCTTGAATCAAGAGCGCTCGGGCTTTCTAGTCCTCTTTTTTGATGGAATTGAGAGATTGATTGCTGGAATGGATTCTTCATCAGTACGCTCACTTGAGGCAGACTTGGTTCGGGCTGTGGCCCTTGCCGTaaacctactatttggaagaaagccgtcagtccgaggctcaaagaatttgagtgaaGCATTTGCTGTAGAAACTAGCTTTTTTCTTTCAAAGCTCTTATTAGAATCTCAGAtagaggcggagtaggagttgaaaAGCAAAGGCGAAGATTAATTGAGTAAACTACATTGACTACGTTTTAGAAGTTGAGATCAGAAGCGAGCCCTTTCTAAGACGACTGTAGGGAAAGAAAGAAGTTGATTATCTCAGATTTTCAGGGGGCTATCCTTGTAGTCAGTCTGAAGGCAGAGTTATGGGAAAAACTCCCACCGTACGGTCCCCACGCATGCGCATCGGCGATCATGGAAACTCAGACCGCTACGTTTTCTTTCACTTTTCCAGCAGTTAGGGAAGATCCGCTATCCTTCCCACTCaataaaagacaagaagaaagTTTCAGTGGAAAACCGCTCCGTGggggctcaaagaatttgagagaagcTTGCTTTTTTTGTTAGTAGGTTTAGAAGCGTAGGAGCAGTCCGGACGGTCCCGGAGGTGATTTTTGATATGgattgaataataatcgtcgggctctgaaccttcctaacctcagtcgagtggcttcgctctgaacctatatttgaaactacgagtaccttcgctctgaaccttcctaacctcagtctcaaattctttgatcctctcctatatttttttcgtagagtaccttcgctccttcgagaattcagtcctttcgctttcttgattcaagcctgattatcatcattgactccttatcagtcgactttcgcGGTTAGGAGTTGAGAAATCCATTATTTTTCACTTTTGAGTAGGTTTGGAAGTTCATAAGGAATCCGAAGATTTTCTACCCTCTATCCTACTCTGACTTCAAGGAGGAGGCGGGCGGTCAACAACAATAATACAAATATGGATCCTAGGCTTGAATCTTTCTGACTCCTACAAAtcaaaaaagagaagaaggatATCATCCTAGCCCTGAGGCGAGAAGAACAAACTGAGAATGAGAAAGCCACGCTTTACCTTCATCTTCCATACTCAAAAGTGAGAGATAGATGGCACGAGACTCCTCAACTTTGCAGTAATACCTATACCACAGGTATGGTCATTGGCAAAGAGAAGGAAGCTACTATCTTCTTGCAGAGGCAAGAACTAGGGGGACATCTATGATTTCATCCAATGGCCCTTCTATTTCAAATACGGGAAAGGGCTGTTCAGAAAAATTGACTGTAATAAGGCTCAGACTCAAAAGGAGACGTGAACTTACTAAAATCAAAGGAAGAAGACGGAAAAGGAGGGAGTGCAAGACGAGGAGCAAGATCAAATGAGAGAAATATTTAAGTGAGAGGGGCGAAGAGACTCGAGCGTAGGGAGAGGGCCCccaatgaaaaaaagaaagaatatgaGGCACGGCTACTAATAGGATACTACAATGAGCACCACGCACTACACTCACTTTTATCTATTCTCTTGTTCGTATCAAAAAAAATCTAGTTTCTGGATTTTGGCTATAATCTAATCCTATCTTTGAATTTCCTCCCAAAGATATTGCAAACCATCGAGATTGAGGACTCAAAGTCAAAGCAACTCATCTGCGC
The sequence above is drawn from the Cucumis melo cultivar AY unplaced genomic scaffold, USDA_Cmelo_AY_1.0 utg000677l, whole genome shotgun sequence genome and encodes:
- the LOC127146411 gene encoding ribosomal protein S4, mitochondrial-like translates to MIIQLTVFFLFVFVVELDVHSIFSKRRKFSHLSHFYSRNRGIFIMSFLLLVRTSTFHVFDTGSIPVIRDVAKKRDERRYALPALRFQTCRLLLGNVRKRELTIIQRRILRKLRNKKRSIKRKIYPRENLNSYIQSQTTRKLPLFHGDLPITEMHRGRERTSYIPFPLNPETRSDVIPVRLHFSSTIPQARQPISHRRVCVNKGMVKITHFQVSHGDLISFQENEARRSGSEIRRSFYIEISVDKIIGKFLDHPVRMWRRNQREWFHLLKTQRGCRLLRKSRFLQELRSSMQEEDLERTKKFGSEKVCLGSSFAEHKRMKRNLYHFQSLFLSNRRKEKNLNLPTRRRSPIENNSSLYSNSTYCSASPHQFTMKSKIKSLSLPTHYSEVNHRTLKAVVSYGPNIGHIPHDIRLKDPNLPLRSGNGRGQNI